A stretch of the Comamonas testosteroni TK102 genome encodes the following:
- a CDS encoding muconate cycloisomerase family protein codes for MTTSFPIERITARILDIPTIRPHKLSFGAINRQSPVIVQLWLRNGATGFGEAATIGGPSWNEESPESIHHAITNHLAPALAGQDGARIEACLARMDLACRGNAFAKSAVEMALLDAVARSLQVPVWQLLGGKQHDSLPLAWTLASGDVERDLAEAQLRLDQGRHRIFKLKIGARTPEADLAHVSQIARGLQGRATLTVDVNQAWDGATARRFLPPMIEAGVSLIEQPVAQWNVPALRELTATLPSTALVMADESVCTPHDAMRLAREQACHVFSLKVAKHGGLLRTRQIAAIAQAADIGWYGGTMLETSIGSAASAHVFATLGGRHHNCELFGPQLLVDDIVAERMPIADFALQLPDGPGLGVEVDPAQLDRFDRARQGLQPTHIDLAAAPSSAPLSAPAPPAR; via the coding sequence ATGACCACCAGCTTCCCCATCGAACGCATTACCGCGCGCATCCTGGACATTCCCACCATACGCCCGCACAAGCTGTCGTTCGGCGCCATCAACCGCCAAAGCCCGGTCATCGTCCAGCTGTGGCTGCGCAACGGCGCCACGGGCTTCGGCGAGGCAGCCACCATCGGCGGCCCGTCGTGGAACGAGGAGTCGCCCGAGAGCATCCACCACGCCATCACCAACCATCTGGCCCCGGCCCTCGCGGGCCAGGACGGCGCGCGCATCGAGGCTTGTCTGGCTCGCATGGACCTGGCCTGTCGCGGCAATGCCTTTGCCAAGAGCGCCGTGGAAATGGCCTTGCTCGACGCCGTGGCGCGCAGCCTGCAGGTTCCCGTGTGGCAACTGCTGGGCGGCAAGCAGCACGACAGCCTGCCCCTGGCCTGGACGCTGGCCAGCGGCGATGTGGAACGCGACCTGGCCGAGGCCCAGCTGCGTCTGGACCAGGGCCGCCACCGCATCTTCAAGCTCAAGATCGGTGCCCGAACGCCCGAGGCTGATCTGGCCCATGTGAGCCAGATCGCGCGCGGCCTGCAGGGCCGCGCCACGCTGACCGTGGACGTGAATCAGGCCTGGGACGGTGCCACCGCGCGGCGCTTTCTGCCGCCCATGATCGAGGCCGGCGTCAGCCTCATCGAGCAGCCCGTGGCCCAGTGGAATGTGCCCGCGCTGCGCGAGCTCACGGCCACGCTGCCGTCCACGGCCCTGGTCATGGCCGATGAGAGCGTTTGCACGCCGCACGACGCCATGCGCCTGGCGCGCGAGCAGGCCTGCCATGTGTTTTCGCTCAAGGTCGCCAAGCACGGCGGCCTGCTGCGTACGCGCCAGATCGCCGCCATCGCCCAGGCCGCCGACATCGGCTGGTACGGCGGCACCATGCTCGAGACCTCGATAGGCTCGGCCGCCTCGGCCCATGTGTTCGCCACGCTGGGCGGGCGCCACCACAACTGCGAACTGTTCGGCCCCCAGCTGCTGGTGGACGACATCGTGGCCGAGCGCATGCCGATTGCCGACTTCGCCCTGCAGTTGCCCGACGGCCCCGGGCTGGGCGTGGAAGTGGATCCGGCCCAGCTCGACCGCTTCGACCGCGCGCGCCAGGGCCTGCAACCCACACACATCGACCTCGCCGCCGCACCTTCATCCGCCCCCTTGTCTGCGCCTGCCCCCCCAGCCCGCTGA
- a CDS encoding LysR family transcriptional regulator, which translates to MPFSADQVPLFLAVLDAGSFSAAARKLGRVPSAVSMAIAQLEAELDLQLFDRSGREPVPSAAARALEPQARLLAEQLQLLNWQAQSLHAGLEERLTLAIAPELLATHWSEPLHQLVHEFPALPIEVLAAPQVDALELLHAGRAHLALVFERPAMDGREGFQEMGRETLVAVMSPQFEPWQQALAEHGPGRSAAPQLTVEQLAATRQVLVASRDPQQTDPRFVFARQLWRTDSHQAALSLIAAGLAWGWLPKGLVESHIGSGALMEIPVLNLSNGTALFVDWVWSKERPQGLATRRFVELMARQPAGR; encoded by the coding sequence ATGCCCTTTAGCGCCGACCAGGTCCCGCTGTTTCTTGCCGTGCTCGATGCCGGCTCCTTTTCGGCAGCTGCACGCAAGCTGGGGCGTGTGCCCTCGGCCGTCAGCATGGCCATTGCCCAGCTGGAGGCCGAGCTGGATCTGCAGCTGTTCGACCGCAGCGGGCGCGAGCCCGTGCCAAGCGCTGCGGCCCGCGCACTAGAGCCCCAGGCGCGCCTGCTGGCCGAGCAGCTGCAGTTGCTGAACTGGCAGGCCCAGAGCCTGCACGCAGGGCTGGAAGAGCGGCTGACGCTGGCCATCGCCCCCGAGCTGCTGGCCACGCACTGGAGCGAGCCGCTGCACCAGCTGGTGCATGAATTTCCGGCCCTGCCCATCGAGGTGCTCGCAGCGCCCCAGGTCGATGCGCTGGAGCTCTTGCATGCGGGCCGCGCCCATCTGGCCCTGGTGTTCGAACGGCCAGCCATGGACGGGCGCGAGGGTTTCCAGGAAATGGGCCGCGAGACACTGGTGGCCGTGATGTCGCCGCAGTTCGAGCCCTGGCAGCAGGCGCTGGCCGAGCATGGTCCGGGCCGCTCCGCAGCGCCGCAGCTCACGGTGGAGCAACTGGCCGCCACACGCCAGGTGCTGGTGGCCAGCCGCGACCCGCAGCAGACCGATCCGCGCTTTGTGTTTGCGCGCCAGCTCTGGCGCACGGACAGTCACCAGGCAGCGCTGTCGCTGATCGCTGCGGGCCTGGCCTGGGGCTGGCTGCCCAAGGGCCTGGTGGAATCGCATATCGGCAGCGGCGCGCTGATGGAGATTCCCGTGCTCAATCTCAGCAACGGCACGGCCTTGTTTGTGGACTGGGTCTGGTCCAAGGAGCGCCCCCAGGGCCTGGCCACGCGGCGCTTTGTGGAACTCATGGCCAGGCAGCCCGCGGGCCGCTGA
- a CDS encoding PACE efflux transporter, whose amino-acid sequence MASASSSAASLKNTAAFAAPSKATGLQGPKRRILYVGLYETIAIIVSSLIFMAIGQKASDSGVMAVAASVIAICWNLSFNHLFEKWEARQSVKGRSLMRRVVHAIGFEGGIAAMLIPLMAWWFAISLWEAAVMEAGLLVFFMVYTFAFNWAFDRIFGLPASAQAVAA is encoded by the coding sequence ATGGCATCCGCTTCCTCCTCTGCCGCGTCTCTCAAAAATACCGCCGCCTTTGCGGCCCCCAGCAAAGCCACGGGCCTTCAAGGCCCCAAGCGCCGCATCCTCTACGTGGGCTTGTACGAAACCATTGCCATCATCGTCTCCAGCCTGATCTTCATGGCCATCGGCCAGAAGGCCAGCGATTCCGGCGTCATGGCCGTGGCCGCCTCGGTGATCGCGATCTGCTGGAATCTGAGCTTCAACCACCTGTTCGAGAAATGGGAAGCGCGCCAGAGCGTCAAGGGCCGTTCCCTGATGCGCCGTGTGGTGCATGCCATCGGTTTCGAAGGCGGCATCGCCGCCATGCTGATCCCCTTGATGGCCTGGTGGTTCGCCATCTCGCTGTGGGAAGCCGCTGTCATGGAAGCCGGCCTGCTGGTGTTCTTCATGGTCTACACCTTTGCCTTCAACTGGGCGTTCGACCGCATCTTCGGCCTGCCGGCTTCGGCGCAGGCGGTGGCGGCCTGA
- the gltS gene encoding sodium/glutamate symporter, with protein MNVTFGAYYTLIMAVLVLMLGKLMTRHIRFLRDFNIPEPVSGGLVVAAIIFMLHQTTGLALSFEGSLQSAFMLVFFSSIGLSANFAKLREGGSALFLFLGVIAVFIIMQNIVGVSLASVLGLDPLIGLVAGSITLVGGHGTAGAWGSVLENQYGLTGATTLGIACATFGLIIGGLVGGPLAKRLITRHQLAQPLTESEQLRADAPTVSEGSEVANFESPNKAPRLITADAAVETLALFAGCLAFAEFMTGLTMGTVIQLPTFVWALGGGVIIRNVLDYMFGFKVFDRAIDVFGNASLSMYLAIALLSLKLWELTDLAGPLMVILAAQAIVMTLYAAFVTFRIMGRNYDAAVLAAGHCGFGMGATPTAVANMQAITNQYGPSHKAFLIVPLVGAFFIDIINAFVLQAMLSILR; from the coding sequence ATGAACGTGACCTTCGGCGCGTACTACACCCTCATCATGGCCGTGCTTGTGCTCATGCTTGGCAAGCTCATGACAAGACATATCCGCTTTCTGCGCGACTTCAATATTCCCGAGCCGGTATCCGGTGGCCTGGTCGTGGCGGCCATCATCTTCATGCTGCATCAGACCACGGGACTGGCGCTGAGCTTCGAAGGCAGCCTGCAGTCGGCGTTCATGCTGGTGTTCTTCTCCTCCATCGGCCTGAGCGCGAACTTCGCCAAGCTGCGCGAGGGTGGCTCGGCGCTGTTCCTCTTCCTGGGTGTGATTGCCGTCTTCATCATCATGCAGAACATCGTGGGCGTGAGTCTGGCGTCCGTGCTGGGACTGGATCCGCTGATCGGCCTGGTCGCGGGCTCCATCACGCTGGTGGGCGGTCACGGTACAGCCGGAGCCTGGGGCTCGGTGCTCGAAAACCAATACGGCCTCACGGGAGCCACCACCCTGGGCATTGCCTGCGCCACTTTCGGCCTGATCATCGGCGGCCTGGTGGGCGGCCCGCTGGCCAAGCGGCTGATCACGCGCCATCAGCTGGCCCAGCCACTGACCGAGTCCGAACAGCTGCGCGCCGATGCGCCCACCGTGAGCGAAGGCAGCGAGGTCGCCAACTTCGAGTCGCCCAACAAGGCTCCGCGCCTGATCACGGCCGATGCGGCGGTGGAGACGCTGGCCCTCTTCGCGGGTTGCCTGGCCTTTGCCGAATTCATGACCGGCCTGACCATGGGAACGGTCATCCAGCTGCCTACCTTTGTCTGGGCGCTGGGCGGCGGCGTGATCATCCGCAACGTGCTGGACTACATGTTCGGCTTCAAGGTCTTCGACCGCGCCATCGACGTCTTCGGCAATGCCTCGTTGTCCATGTATCTGGCCATCGCGCTGCTGTCGCTCAAGCTGTGGGAGCTGACCGATCTGGCCGGCCCGCTGATGGTCATTCTGGCCGCACAGGCCATCGTCATGACGCTGTATGCGGCCTTCGTGACCTTCCGCATCATGGGCCGCAACTACGACGCCGCCGTGCTGGCCGCCGGCCACTGCGGCTTCGGCATGGGTGCCACGCCCACGGCCGTGGCCAATATGCAGGCCATCACCAACCAGTACGGCCCTTCGCACAAGGCCTTTCTGATCGTGCCCCTGGTCGGCGCCTTCTTCATCGACATCATCAACGCCTTTGTGCTGCAGGCCATGCTCAGCATTCTTCGCTGA
- the cynR gene encoding transcriptional regulator CynR: protein MELRQLRYFVDIAKTEHLTTSARNLFVTQSTLSHGLRQLEEELGMVLFERIGRGLKLSQAGVVFRNYAERALHEIEAGRMALADLSELQTGALTLGVIPTFLNTLVAPAVAAFTRAYPKVNVVVRELLAPPVEAGLLDGSLDLGVSFHPPQRTELEALPLFDERMMLLVNPSHALAGRRTLAVKSLADVPLALLPRSFYTRGLIDNGLRDAGVTPSLRVEMGSVESLIALCRWGDMATIVPERAAQQASDMVAIHLVGPQLVRTAGLLWRRGSHYSAAAREFAALLAPAARASLGREA, encoded by the coding sequence ATGGAACTGCGCCAGCTGCGCTACTTTGTCGACATTGCCAAGACCGAGCACCTGACGACCTCGGCGCGCAACCTGTTCGTGACCCAGTCCACGCTGTCGCACGGCCTGCGCCAGCTGGAGGAGGAGCTGGGCATGGTGCTGTTCGAGCGCATAGGCCGTGGGCTCAAGCTCTCGCAGGCCGGCGTGGTGTTCCGCAACTATGCCGAGCGCGCACTGCACGAGATCGAGGCCGGGCGCATGGCGCTGGCCGATCTCAGCGAGCTGCAGACCGGCGCCCTTACGCTGGGCGTGATCCCCACCTTTCTCAACACCCTGGTCGCACCGGCCGTGGCGGCCTTCACGCGAGCCTATCCCAAGGTCAACGTGGTGGTGCGCGAGCTGCTGGCGCCGCCCGTGGAGGCCGGCCTGCTCGATGGTAGCCTGGACCTGGGCGTGAGCTTTCATCCGCCGCAGCGCACCGAACTCGAGGCCCTGCCGCTGTTCGACGAACGCATGATGCTGCTGGTCAATCCCTCGCATGCGCTGGCCGGGCGGCGCACGCTGGCGGTCAAGTCGCTGGCCGACGTGCCGCTGGCGCTGCTGCCGCGCAGCTTCTACACGCGCGGTCTGATCGACAATGGCCTGCGCGACGCGGGCGTCACGCCCAGCCTGCGTGTGGAAATGGGCTCGGTGGAATCGCTGATCGCGCTGTGCCGCTGGGGCGACATGGCCACCATCGTGCCCGAGCGCGCGGCCCAGCAGGCCAGCGATATGGTGGCGATACACCTGGTGGGCCCGCAACTGGTGCGCACGGCCGGACTGCTGTGGCGTCGCGGCAGCCATTACAGCGCCGCGGCGCGCGAGTTCGCGGCGCTGCTGGCGCCCGCGGCGCGCGCCAGCCTGGGGCGAGAAGCCTAG